CTCTCTCTGATAAATTATTAACTGCTCAGAATACAGAAAGTTTTTAATGTGTGGTTAGTTTGTTAACCCATGTCAACGCTTGCAGGTTTGAGGTGCAGGAGGCTCCTGGTTCAAGATCTTTTTTCACTGAGATAATTGCTTCAATTTCAGATATCAAGTTTGCAAAAGATGGTAGATATATGCTCAGTCGTGACTATATGACTCTTAAGGTCTGTATTTCAAGCTCTGCAACTTGTGATTTTCCTGAGTTGCATTTCAGGCTTCACAATATCTTATGCCTTAGAAAAGTTTCGCAGCTTATAATTTGCCCAGGTTGTGACTTGCGCTAATTTTGATACCCCCTCCGGTTTTTTTTATGGTTACACTTTAATTTTTGTGGTCAAACTTataaactttgaccgtaaattcccgCTATTACAAGAATCGAAATAATATGCTCGAGGAATTCCTTTCAGTATGTATTTtcaaatatcatttttttataaaaaagttcATATGTAATTGGATTTATTGATGGTCAAACTTGTGATTGGGGACCGCGAAACGCAAAGtgtaatcataaaaaaaaaaaattggagcgAGTATAATCCTTTATTGTGGGTGAGGGAAAGGCACTTAGGAGATTAGAATCATAGGTAGATACTTATCATATAATATCACTAGCAATGCTATAAAATGATGGGATAACTTATTAATGTAAATTTGGTGATGAGCAGTTAATGGCTTTGATCATTGCTGTAAAGCACAGAATTAAATAGCCGGTATAGTGTAAGATCTGTGTTCTAATTAAATGTCGGGGCTGCTACTTTTGTGGAAATAGTTCAACACACACTGAAGGTAAGGTTTTTTGAAGACTGGATTGTTAACAGAATGAGGTAAAAAGATGATAGCCTTTCCCAATTGCTGAGTGGTTATAAATCTCCTTGTTGTATTTTCGAAGGCCAAAACAAGTCACCTTCTCTAAAGTACCAAGGCCTTTGCTCTTCATCTGAAAATTCGGACATTGTTTATGCCACTCTTTTAATATACTTTTTCCTAAAATTGTAGTCATCTATAATATTTTTTTCTCAGACATTGTTTATGCCACTCCTATAACTTTTATGTTTCCGGCATACTGAATTTGCTTATCTTATTAAACATGAATTGTCCAAGGGAAATTTGAGAGAAAGTGAAAGAACATGAAAAAGGTAGATGGTCCTCTGTTAAATGGAGCTAGGAAACCTGATACATTAATAAGCCACCAAATGCCTTTGAAGATAATGATGGTATCCTATTGTTGATGAAGCAATGAGGAATGAAAGAAGTGTGTCTCTGAACTTTTTGGTGCATCATTTTAGCTTGAATTATGGTTTGTAGGGTTAGTACCAGATTTTGTTGGCAAAATGTCTTTCTTGTTATTAAGTGGGTTTTATTGATAGAAACGACGAAATTTGGGGtttggttgctttaatttcttcTTTATGCACTCATGAAGCTAGGGCTTTCCATGCGATCTCTTTGACGGATTTGCTACATGATTAGTTGGGTCCACAATTTTGTGTAGTTAGAATTTGGAGGGAGGATTCATGTAACCTGGTCCTCTTCATCTACATTACTTTGCTGCAACAactttcatatatatatatatatatatatatatatatatatatatatatatatatatatatatatatatatatatatatatatatatatatataatgtacCTCTGACTTTTTCATGGACTCTTTTTGTTAGTTTTACAGTTTGATTAAGCGTAATGTACAACTCTGCACAAATTTTTAAGCGTAAGAcatctttgtttttctttcagCTGTGGGATATACATATGGATTCTGGGCCTGTTTCAACTTTCCAGGTCCATGAACATCTCAGACCAAGGGTTAGTTCTTTTATCAGTTTTGCTTCCTTGTGTTGGCTGATTCTGCTAAATTTCATATCCGTGTGCCTTTAACTAATTTGCTGATCTTGCTAAGTTCATTTGATGTGTGTTGCTAGCTCTGTGATTTGTATGAAAATGATTccatttttgacaaatttgaaTGCTGTCTGAGTGGAGATGGGCAGCGAGCAGCAACTGGCTCTTACAGGTGATTATATATGCCTCATGACTGACTACCATTCAATTCAATTATTGTGTTGTATTCCGACTATTTTGATGTCTAAAAACATTCTCCACTCCCAGCAACTTGTTTCGTGTTTTTGGCTGCTCTTCGAGTAGCGCAGAAGCCACGACCTTAGAAGCCAGCAAAAACCCCATGAGGTAAAAGTCTTACTCCTAGAAATTTAGTTGCCTTGCTTTCTGAATAAATATGAGAATATTACACTTTTTTAATTTACTGTTGCTTTCTATTGACAAAATGAATAAACTCTGCAATTTGCATCAACTAGCAAGTCAATCTCATCATTTATGTTGATTGGGTTTATCTCACTGGGTGCATTGCTCTACTTTCAGGAAGCAACTTCCAACCACAACAAACCATAGACCTTCAAGAACAGGCACCTTTACACGTGGTGCAAGGCAAGGTATGCATTGATATGTATTGTTCCTAGAAACTCCAGAATGAGCATTTTAGTTTACTGGAATATCTTATGAAAAAACGGTTGGTTGTAGTTTTCTCTTGGTGGCTTGAAGCCTCATTTGATACCGATGGTAGATACAACCATTCAGTTTTCAGTAACATGTTGAAGTCTCTTTAGTAGAATTGTTGATACAACCAGACTGACTTGCTTCATTATGGGGGTGAAGCTAGCATGTACACTTACATACCTATATGTTTCTGCACTTGACATGAAAGATTTTAGATGTTGGAAAATATCTTTATCTGATATAGATTTGAAACGAATCTCGTCTAAAAtcaataaaagaacaaaatataTTAAGACTTTGCAAGGATTAAGGATCAAGACAATTCTCAAATCTTGAAGGAATTTTCATATGTTGAAGAGCTAATAATGCTTCAATAGTTTctgacttgttcttttgttgttgttactAAAATTGAGGTCGGTAGAAACCTAGGAGATTAACTTCAAAATTCCGGTCCTTGGACAATGATCCTTTGACGTGTCTTTACAAACTTTTTCTTACCAAAGTATTTAACAGCAGTCGTACCACACACCATCCAATGTTAATTTATGTCCTACTCTTATTTCTTTCTCTTTACAGCTTACTTTAATCACCATCTACTCCATGTTGCTAAACATCTCCCATCTGTTGAATTTTCTGGGCTGCAAAAGTTTGGATCAAGTCATTACAGTTGTACCGGTAGTCCCGTGAAACTGCTGGTTACTAATTATGTATGTTTTACTGTGTTTTTGTCAGGATCGGAGAGCCCTGGAAGCGATGCAAATGGAAATGCATTTGATTTCAATATGAAGTTGCTTCATTTGGCATGGCACCCCACCGAAAACTCAATTGCATGTGCTGCTGCAAACAGCCTGTATATGTATTATGCCTAGAGATATTCTTTGACCGGAATGTGCTTCTGCAAAATAAAAAGTTCATCTTGAACTAGAAGAATTCTTTTGGTAACAATTCCAGAATGAAGGATTTTTACAGATTGCAGTATGTTAGAAGCAGAAATGGGTTATCCTCTGCTGTTAGGTCAGATGAAAAAAGAGTTACAGGTTACAAGAAAAGTGTTTTATAACAGTAGATACGACGAGAATGTCTCAGTCGGCAGTGATGATGCTTGTGGACATGAGATCGAACTTCAACTGCAGAATGCTATAATGGAGCTCTTAAGGTTCATCATTCACATCAATACCATCCGCCCTttgtattattattgttattattgttatgatTGTTATTATTGAACCATTAGCACTCTTAGGATTCCTGCAAAATGTTTATTACTGTTGTTATTATAGTCATTTATCAGCTAACCAATTCTTTTGTGTTGTCCTTAATTCCCAAATTTTCTGTTGTATAATCATATGATTACAAGTACTAATGTTTTTCATTTGTAATATTGTGATAATCATTACTTTCTCATTTAATTTATTCTCACCGTTTACTTTCCATACTTCATGTTTCGTGGATGGTTATGTTAGCCGATCCCACATCATTTAGGGCAAAGGCTTTGGTGTTGTTGTCTTCGTGACTTGCGTATGTTCTTTGCTATTGTGGTGATAAAGAGTTGTACATCGATCAATTTGTGTGGTTATTACAGCGGTTCTTTATGAGGATTAGTATATCTAACGACTTTGATGAATGATGAATGATGATGCATTATGGTTAGATGTCATTGTATTGTGTGAATTTTTAATGGCTATTTAGGTTTTTGGGATAATTTGCGCGGTTTCGATAAAGGCTACATGTAGACCTGTCAAACTGGCCAGACGGGTCGGGTTCGAGTCGGGTAAATACAGGTTCTGGTGGAAAACGGGTCCAATGTACTTCAGGCAGGTAAATACGGGTTGGATGTATATGGGTTTTCGGTAGGGTTAGGTTTAAATGCGAGTGTGTGATACCTTTTCATtaacttttttgtttttctatttttcatAATAAATGAGTATCTAACTATTGTTTCCTCTTTATTTGATATATACtcaaatcaataaataatacaatcatattatttttcaatgttcAATAACACAAACTTAATAGTCTCACTTGATATAAATGATTTCTAACATTTTTTCGAATGCGAGACCATCTATAAGTGAGACTTGAAAAATACTATGGCGGTCGGTAAATGAAAATTATGGTAGAGGAAGTGTCAAGAGAAATAGGGTTTCTTCCTTTTATAACTGCAGTTCTTAGTTGCCTCGACCCTAACCTGACCCGCTAAGACCCGCAATTTTACGGGTTGTACGCGTCAGGTTTATTTGGGTTTCGTGTTGAAAAATCTTGcccaaaacccagaaaaaaaaCGCACATGTTGATTTTTGACATGTCTAGCTACATGATTTCATTTCACAATTTCATTAATGTCATAATAATCTTGAATTGACCTTTAAAAGTGATAAGATGATATAAATTCCAATATGTGAAAATGCATTCTAAGAGTATGTTTTCCTCTATAAAATTTCATTTACCTTAACTTATGAGCCCTAAAACGTCTTTTTGAGAAACAAAGTGAGGAGAACAAAGCTTGATTGTTAGTTGATGTACTAATACTAAATCGGTATCATTTTTAGTCTTGTAAATCTAACCCTACGTGTCATTACAATATTTCTTTACATAGTTGAAAATTTTACTAGAATAATTTGATTTGCAACTAGTATCCAAAAATTTACATCTAtgcatattttaaaattatttcaacttactttttttgaaaatgacaACATCGAGAAGTGCTTGGATCGGCTGATGAAGGAGTTATGTCATGCTTTCAGCTTCCCGCTTAGCCAAGGTCTCAAGTTCGAACTAAGATCTCATGTTTGAGACTTGGGAACGGAACAACAATTATTGGGTCTTGAGAAAGCTTCCTCGGTTCCTTCCAACTGAGACATGATTTTGCTTGAATCGAGATTAGTTGAAGCCTACTAGGCTCTACATATGTCAttttttttgtgggaatgaGTCACAAaatcaatataaattacaaatgatgGCGGAAGATTGGATCACTAAACCTATTATACACTAGTCACTTACTCTTAGTCTTAGCAACTAGgccaaaataataaaacaatgtTTACCTTTCACTGACCCTTAGTCTTAGCAACTAGCCCTAATTAATTGTtcgtcaaaaaagaaaataacattagTTATAAATTACGTAAATATGACCtcttttaccttttttttataaacaaattaattcattgataaaaagtcatacgacatctacataaagatttaaatctaacaaacaaataacaatcgtatcaaataaaaacttcctttcaccatagctacgatcttagtatatcaaacattttgtataccctcttttatatcacgtgatttacagccttcattgacgaggggtctatagatctgttgtagccgtgacaaatatgattttcgtctgattgtagtcgaaagattgacatcctcttcgatcctgcataaatctttaccaaggaaacaacctgaactaaactaaacacacaaaacttaactagAAACAAACCCATTATAGCggtacttactacactgaaacaatcaaacccaccataggggtacttactacactgaaactatgtagttttattgagaTCTAACCCAAATTAAAAACACAACAGAATTGAAAGGAAAGGGCgaaaataaccaaatttccgaAGAAAATTGGCTATTTCCGCCCTAGAAAGCCCTAGTTTTTGTAAACcctaaaaaagagagagaaaagtgggAGAGAGGGGAGAAGCGGCTATTCTACCTTGGGCTCTTTAGATGACCTCTTTTACCTTtcactttgctttaataatgtaaatattataatataaacgtattaaaaattgtgattttagtataacccgacattgtttgtaatttgtatccGAATTGATCTGACTAAACATGAACCCGACTCGATATGAACCTGACCCgattacaacccgacccgatatggaCCCGACCCAATTACAATCCGGCTAAACCCGTTAACAAACAGAATCGAATTGACCctacaacccgacccgatctGACCCGACCCGGTTATAACCCGAACTGATATGAACTTGAACTGATATGAAACCGACTTAACCCGTTTATGACCCGACCAAAtatgacccgacccgatatgaacccgaattgatatgaacccgacccacATAACCCGAATCAAACTGTTAATTTTTCAACTCGACCCAAACCGAACCAATAACAAAATAAACAGTTTCAACCCAAACCGATGAAACCGAAACAGAACCGATGACCCGATTTAAAAACATCATTGATTCATTGATTGTGAATAAACCAATACGGTTAATAGACAGATGTTCCCAAATTGACGATTTCCTTCCTCcgggaaaaaataaaattaaccgaccctcttctccttctctttaaacaaacccctctctttctctctccttattttcattctctctcctccccaacAATGGCGCTCTTAGCTCGAGCGGCAGCAACCCGCACCACCACCCTAAAAACCCTCCCTTACCTCTCCTCCTCCTTCCACACCACCcacccttctctctcctccacctCAACCACCACCCAACCTACCACCTACGGCAAGGCTCCACCTCCCGCGCTTCCCAAGTCGGCGGAGTACGTCATATCCAAAGTCGATGACCTTATGAACTGGGCCCGTCGTGGTTCCATTTGGCCCATGACTTTTGGTCTAGCCTGCTGTGCTGTTGAGATGATGCATACTGGTGCTGCCCGTTACGATCTGGATCGGTTCGGAATCATCTTCAGGCCCAGCCCTCGTCAGTCtgattgtatgattgttgctGGTACTCTTACTAATAAGATGGCTCCTGCTCTTCGCAAGTACGCCCCTCCTTCccctctctcttttttttttttttgcttcgaTTTTGATGGTATTTAGGGTTCTTTTAATTTTCAATTGGATTGTTTCTGGGTGTTGTTTTTTCCCCCAGAGATTTTGGGGATTTGATTTTGTTTGTAATTGAGGCTGAGTTTTAGGTGTTTGACTGTTGTGATTCTGGGTTGTTTTTAGAGAATCTAGAGAATTAGCGTTGTTTTTAGGTACATTTTGGATTTGGTTTGTGGTAATTTATTCTATTTTATTGGGGATTGAGATGATCAGTTCGTGAATTTTGGAGAATTAAGGTAAAATAAGGTTTGGCGGTGGGTGATGGATAGTTGATGGAGTATGTTAATGACTTTGAAATCAAGACGAGGTCGGTGTTTATGGGAACGAAGTGACAATTGTTGAATTCAACTGCAATCAGATTGGATGGGATGAGTTTGGTGGATTAGTCTGCTTATGATGGGAATTAGTTTGGGACCTTTAGATTAGTGCATTGCAAGGGAGTAAAAATTCATCTTAATGTGTTTTAGTTGGTATATGTGTTTCTTTATATTGGAATACATGGGATGTTGCCTTCATTTGTTTATCCAAGCCAATATATTTCACTTTGATACTACCCTTTTATAACTACtgtttttctttgtttattgTAGAATCCTGTTAGTTGCCACTTTATTGTTTCTATACCTTTTCCTGTTATCCATATTTATTAGCACTATTGTGCTTTGGACAAATGAACCTTGTGAAACAGTTACAAACTAGTTGTGTGACGTTTGAAAATTTGTTGGAATATATTAGGGGTAGAGTTCTTGTATGCTCTTTACTTCTTTTAAACCGGATTGGTATTTAATTTTCTTCGTAATCGTTTCCCACATCTACTGATTAGTCTCTTTTGGTAGAATAAGGGATGAAGTTTATTTGATGTGTTACCTTCATCTGCCAAATATAATTGAAAAAGTTGTGGTCCTTGTGGACATCATTTGTGCTGTTAAGGTAGTACAATACTTTCCTTTATTGTAGAACATATTCAGCTGTACATTGAGAAATGTATCTGCTTCTGCATCTTTCCCATTTGTTTCATGATCTTTTGTCTTCTTCTTACAATAGGGGTGTTTTAGACTTTTAGGTCAGTCCCTCTGTTATTGTTTGAGCCTTAGCTGTTGGTCTATAGTTCACGATGCGTGCGGcattatatgaaattatatttattaCAGTAAATCACCACAAATAATAGGCAAGAAAAAAATGTTCGGAAAGTTCACCTGAAGAAATGTAAGACATCATCTCTATTTAAAATAATCTAAATAGTAaaacaatttaataattcaTGCCCTTAATTCAGAATAAAAGGAAGTATGGAGAAAAGTTGAAACACGTGTCATTCAAACCTTTTGTATTCCATTAATAACTAATCGAGTGCGGGGGTAATATTATCCAGTAAAAGTTACGCAAATTC
This sequence is a window from Spinacia oleracea cultivar Varoflay chromosome 1, BTI_SOV_V1, whole genome shotgun sequence. Protein-coding genes within it:
- the LOC110789246 gene encoding uncharacterized protein → MALLARAAATRTTTLKTLPYLSSSFHTTHPSLSSTSTTTQPTTYGKAPPPALPKSAEYVISKVDDLMNWARRGSIWPMTFGLACCAVEMMHTGAARYDLDRFGIIFRPSPRQSDCMIVAGTLTNKMAPALRKVYDQMPEPRWVISMGSCANGGGYYHYSYAVVRGCDRIVPVDIYVPGCPPTAEALLYGLLQLQKKISRRKDFLHWWTK